AGGCGCAAAATTACATAATTTCTGCCCCAACTTTATTCAATGATTACTTATTAATTTCTGTCAATATCCCTTTTGGATTTATACCCAGAGTTCTGATAATAATTTCCAAGGTAAATCAGGATGGGTTTTTTCCAGGCATAATAATGGTTCGATGCTATTATGACACTTGTTTTTTAAACATGGACTGCAATGAACATTCTCATCTATAATTCGTGTTTTCAGCCCCATTGGTCCAGTTGATTTAGAATCGCCGGCGCCAAAAAGAGATACGGTAGGCACACCCAAATTAGCTGAAATGTGACCCAATCCACTGTCAGCCCCAACTGCGCCCCTGCAAATGGATATCAAGGCGATACTTTTTCTTAATCCATAATGGCCTGCAACAGTATGGATATTATCTTTTCGAGATGCATCCACCAAAATTTCTGCCCTAGACTGGTCCCCTTTTCCTCCTAAAATCAATATTGGTTCGGCTGTTTTCTCCAGTATTTCTAGAACTTTTAATTGGGGTAAACTACGAGACGTTGCTACACTGAATGGGAAAAATGCAATCGGATCTGAAATCCCTAATTGGACCAATTCATCTTTGGCCCACTCCTTTTCTTTATCTTGCAGTACGATACCGTCACTTCCGATAGATATTTCACCATTTGAGTGCCCTAATAAATTGAGATATTTATATGATCGATGCATTTTTGTTTTTTGCCTGGGGATAATTTTAGTAAGTAATCCCGACCTGCCCTGCCCCGGGTAACCAATGCGGACA
The Candidatus Neomarinimicrobiota bacterium DNA segment above includes these coding regions:
- a CDS encoding glycosyltransferase family 9 protein, producing the protein MRIGVFCPNWVGDAVMALPFLNACRDANPDATIIAICKSWVAPIYENHHTIDGIISFHKKDLTGFRATDNAGRSLKALDLDRFYLLSDSYRAAYLAKKSETAVRIGYPGQGRSGLLTKIIPRQKTKMHRSYKYLNLLGHSNGEISIGSDGIVLQDKEKEWAKDELVQLGISDPIAFFPFSVATSRSLPQLKVLEILEKTAEPILILGGKGDQSRAEILVDASRKDNIHTVAGHYGLRKSIALISICRGAVGADSGLGHISANLGVPTVSLFGAGDSKSTGPMGLKTRIIDENVHCSPCLKNKCHNSIEPLLCLEKTHPDLPWKLLSELWV